One region of uncultured Methanolobus sp. genomic DNA includes:
- a CDS encoding ATP-binding protein, whose protein sequence is MERNFRWSLISGILTMDDSCLVCGNDNMEGTRRNRGQEHDDICPNNKIDVFSSSSFSSQTFDKIPPNDSVENAGTVPDTPDISHLSTTDKFFMEKGDVYHSLFKYNKAVTLLINPENFDIIDANNAACDYYGWPFEVITRMKIHDINILPPDKILEEMQNAVDEKRNYFLFRHKLADGQIRDVEVYSSPVIVNSQQLLYSIAHDITERKKAESELNKRNMQLRIAQKIGHIGSWELDLNSGMVDSSDEAKRIYGYGTDDVIYPLKEVQAVVLPEYRPMMDEAIRELIEQGVPYDVQYRVARQNDGAIRDVHSVAEYDVEKNTIMGTIQDITERRKAEGALLHAKIVAEAANRSKDEFLATMSHELRTPLTSIIGFSDILKDKMFGELNEKQDHYVDHILDAGNHLLQLINDVLDLSKVEAGKMELLYEHFSPSDAVDEVNTLLSPLAMDKRIKLVIDTDGNIEEIHADRTKFKQVLYNLASNAIKFTPEKGTVSIISGISENMLRVCVRDTGIGISLEDQAKLFQPFRQLNSYTTNEYAGTGLGLALVKRFVEMHNGKVWVDSIVGEGSEFYFSLPVNSSNM, encoded by the coding sequence CCCAATAATAAAATTGATGTTTTTTCTTCTTCTTCTTTTTCTTCTCAGACTTTCGATAAAATCCCGCCGAATGATTCAGTTGAAAATGCAGGGACAGTCCCAGACACTCCTGATATTTCTCATCTGAGTACCACTGATAAATTTTTCATGGAAAAGGGTGACGTATATCACTCGCTTTTCAAATATAATAAGGCAGTCACTCTGCTCATAAATCCTGAGAATTTTGATATTATTGATGCAAATAATGCTGCTTGTGATTACTATGGCTGGCCATTTGAAGTTATCACACGCATGAAAATACACGACATCAATATCCTGCCTCCTGACAAAATACTGGAGGAGATGCAAAATGCAGTTGATGAAAAGAGAAATTATTTCCTTTTCAGGCACAAACTTGCAGATGGCCAGATCCGTGATGTGGAAGTATACAGCAGTCCGGTTATTGTAAATTCACAGCAGCTTCTTTATTCTATTGCTCATGACATAACCGAGCGCAAGAAGGCTGAATCCGAACTGAACAAGAGAAATATGCAGTTAAGGATTGCTCAAAAAATAGGCCATATAGGAAGCTGGGAGTTAGATTTGAATTCCGGTATGGTAGATTCTTCTGATGAGGCTAAGAGGATTTATGGCTATGGTACTGATGATGTTATTTACCCTCTTAAAGAGGTACAGGCAGTAGTTTTGCCTGAATATCGCCCAATGATGGACGAGGCCATAAGAGAATTGATCGAACAAGGCGTTCCTTATGATGTACAGTACAGGGTTGCCAGGCAAAACGATGGAGCCATTCGTGATGTTCATTCCGTTGCTGAGTATGATGTAGAAAAAAATACTATTATGGGTACTATTCAGGATATCACAGAGCGCAGGAAAGCTGAAGGTGCATTGCTGCATGCGAAAATCGTAGCAGAGGCTGCAAACCGCAGTAAGGATGAATTTCTGGCTACCATGAGCCATGAACTGCGAACCCCTCTTACATCTATAATTGGTTTCTCTGATATTTTAAAAGATAAAATGTTTGGTGAGTTGAACGAAAAACAGGACCATTATGTTGATCACATTCTGGATGCTGGTAATCATTTACTGCAACTTATCAATGATGTGCTGGACCTTTCAAAGGTGGAAGCAGGGAAAATGGAACTTCTTTATGAACATTTTTCACCATCGGATGCTGTTGATGAAGTGAATACTCTCCTGTCCCCTCTGGCTATGGATAAAAGAATAAAACTTGTCATTGACACTGACGGGAATATTGAGGAAATCCATGCAGACAGAACGAAGTTCAAACAGGTTCTTTATAATCTTGCCAGCAATGCAATAAAGTTCACTCCTGAAAAAGGAACGGTTTCTATTATTTCCGGGATTTCGGAAAATATGCTTCGTGTCTGTGTAAGGGACACAGGAATTGGTATCTCTTTGGAGGACCAGGCCAAGCTTTTCCAGCCATTCAGGCAACTAAATTCGTACACTACAAATGAGTATGCTGGGACCGGTCTTGGGCTTGCCCTTGTAAAGAGGTTTGTAGAAATGCACAATGGCAAGGTGTGGGTGGACAGTATTGTTGGTGAAGGCAGCGAGTTTTATTTTTCTCTTCCTGTAAACAGTAGTAATATGTGA